The Teredinibacter sp. KSP-S5-2 genome includes a window with the following:
- a CDS encoding phage terminase large subunit family protein yields MHGIFDVAVDYYDGIDSIENAWKEGTLPDPLLTVSEWADEYRILSPKSAAESGRWRNARTPYLTEIMDCLSTSSPVMRVAFMKGSQIGGTEAGINFLGYAIHHAPAPIMFVSPTVDMAKRASRQRIDPLIDDVPEIKARIAPARTRDASNTVMSKDFPGGVLVMSGANSAVSLRAMPAKYLLLDETDGYPVDLDGEGDPILLAERRSATFSRRRKIFLVSTPTLKSTSRILREFLQSDQRYYFVPCPHCGHKQRLVFSRFKWPKGNPDGVECICESCERGIAEYHKTKMLAEGEWIATAEGDGITVGFHLSSLYSPLGWFSWADAVRMYEQALKHPELMKGFINTVLGEAYEEEFEAPDWTRLYERREDYPMGVVPEKGLFLTAGVDVQKDRIECEVVAWCRNRESFSVEYFILQGNTAEQTVWNKLEKVLNTDFPHARGGTLPIRVMSVDSGYNTQTVYSWVKKFPQAVWGGAGARASQPRTVVAIKGRDKETALISSVSNVDIAGKRSRLKLWNLGVPVAKAELYGWLKLPKPTDEQFAKGEGFPAGYCHFPQYGEEIFKQITAERRVIRIKNGFPKAIWEKDAGQNNEVLDCRVYNRAAAMIYGLDRFRELHWLRLEKAIDAMAGQYQKNHSHSAQSPKINPLQGLQTTQSSDDPFL; encoded by the coding sequence ATGCACGGAATTTTTGATGTCGCTGTGGACTACTACGACGGCATTGATTCGATTGAAAATGCGTGGAAAGAGGGAACGTTACCAGACCCACTTTTAACCGTGTCTGAGTGGGCAGACGAATACCGAATTCTATCTCCGAAAAGTGCAGCGGAGTCTGGGCGATGGCGCAATGCAAGAACGCCCTATTTGACGGAGATTATGGATTGTTTATCCACCTCGTCGCCCGTTATGCGCGTAGCCTTTATGAAAGGCAGTCAAATCGGAGGAACAGAGGCAGGCATTAATTTTTTGGGCTATGCGATCCATCATGCGCCAGCGCCAATCATGTTCGTTTCGCCAACGGTGGACATGGCCAAGCGAGCGTCTCGTCAGCGTATTGATCCACTTATTGACGATGTGCCGGAAATTAAGGCGCGTATCGCGCCTGCGCGCACGAGAGATGCTTCAAATACGGTGATGTCGAAAGACTTCCCTGGCGGTGTGCTCGTTATGAGTGGCGCTAACTCTGCCGTTTCACTCCGAGCGATGCCAGCTAAGTACTTGCTGCTGGACGAAACAGATGGATACCCGGTAGATCTTGATGGCGAAGGCGATCCTATCCTGCTTGCCGAGCGTCGTTCCGCAACGTTTTCCCGTCGGCGTAAAATCTTCTTAGTAAGCACGCCGACATTAAAAAGCACGTCGCGTATTTTGCGCGAATTTCTGCAGTCGGATCAGCGCTATTACTTTGTGCCTTGTCCCCATTGCGGCCATAAACAACGATTGGTCTTTTCACGATTTAAGTGGCCAAAAGGGAATCCCGATGGCGTGGAGTGTATATGCGAGTCGTGCGAGCGAGGTATTGCTGAATACCATAAAACAAAAATGTTGGCCGAAGGTGAATGGATTGCGACGGCAGAAGGCGATGGGATTACTGTTGGTTTTCACTTGTCTTCGCTGTACTCTCCGCTTGGCTGGTTCAGTTGGGCTGATGCGGTAAGAATGTATGAGCAAGCATTAAAGCACCCAGAATTGATGAAGGGCTTTATCAATACCGTCCTGGGCGAAGCCTACGAAGAAGAATTCGAAGCGCCGGATTGGACACGCTTGTATGAGCGTCGTGAAGACTATCCGATGGGCGTTGTTCCTGAGAAAGGGCTCTTCTTAACGGCGGGCGTTGATGTACAAAAAGACCGAATTGAATGTGAAGTGGTGGCGTGGTGTCGAAATCGTGAATCCTTCTCAGTCGAATATTTTATCTTGCAGGGAAATACCGCAGAACAAACCGTGTGGAATAAATTAGAAAAGGTATTAAACACGGATTTTCCTCATGCACGCGGTGGAACGCTACCCATTCGAGTTATGTCTGTTGACTCGGGCTACAACACACAAACCGTTTACTCCTGGGTGAAAAAATTTCCCCAAGCGGTATGGGGTGGGGCTGGCGCAAGGGCGTCACAACCTCGAACCGTTGTTGCCATCAAAGGACGTGACAAAGAAACTGCACTGATTAGCTCGGTTTCCAATGTTGATATAGCGGGAAAACGATCACGATTAAAACTCTGGAATTTAGGTGTTCCAGTTGCTAAAGCGGAACTCTACGGTTGGTTAAAACTCCCCAAACCCACTGACGAACAATTCGCGAAGGGGGAAGGATTTCCAGCGGGGTATTGTCATTTTCCGCAATATGGTGAAGAGATTTTTAAACAGATTACTGCAGAACGTCGGGTGATTCGTATCAAGAACGGTTTTCCCAAAGCCATCTGGGAAAAAGATGCGGGACAAAATAACGAGGTTTTGGACTGCCGGGTGTATAACCGGGCAGCGGCGATGATTTACGGCCTGGATAGATTCCGTGAGTTGCATTGGTTGCGTTTAGAGAAAGCCATTGATGCAATGGCTGGACAATACCAAAAGAACCATTCTCACTCGGCGCAATCCCCAAAAATTAATCCACTGCAAGGATTGCAAACCACACAATCTTCTGATGATCCATTTTTATAA
- the gpW gene encoding gpW family head-tail joining protein → MMADITILKTRLEEAEIALHKLMTGAREVKVKVDDYGETTFSETNIAHLERYIAKLKQDIARALGRPRRKPLFIKF, encoded by the coding sequence ATGATGGCGGATATTACGATATTAAAAACGCGATTGGAAGAAGCTGAAATTGCACTGCATAAACTGATGACTGGAGCCAGAGAAGTCAAAGTCAAGGTGGACGACTATGGTGAAACGACATTTTCAGAAACGAATATCGCTCATTTGGAACGGTATATCGCGAAATTAAAACAGGATATTGCGCGCGCTCTGGGGAGACCGCGTCGGAAACCGTTGTTCATAAAATTTTAG
- a CDS encoding phage portal protein: protein MSVPSTILGADGKPLAWDTSHRAASRTAKELASWTPGIGSADSDLNSELPSLVSRSRDLIRNHGVASGGIQTLTDNVVGIGLRLSAKPDYIALGKTKDWADGWSKHVESLWRGWADSTDCDATRSLTFAGMTTLVFRSVLENGEAVALPLWLPTHSGPYATKIQLVESDRLENPHGKQDQEALRGGIELDAYGGASAYWLRKHHPGDYFQGVTEHSWQRIPARTKFGRERVIHVLEKQRIGQHRSKPLLTAIMPMFKMLDHYERSELQAAVVNAMVAAFIETPLDLEGINELFGGNQEDYLKARKEWSVKLQGGAVIPIFPGDKLSSFTPGRPNSGYAQFVENVLRHIGTGLNLPYELLMKDFSKTNYASARAALMEAWRFFMGRRTWLGQNWASRIYCLWLEEAINKQLIDAPNFYQAKTAWTRCRWIGPGRGWIDPVKEAKASQIRMDIGLSTLEEECATQGLDWEDVLEQRAREKAKMEELAIENSNDVSN from the coding sequence ATGTCTGTACCGTCTACTATTCTCGGTGCAGATGGAAAGCCCTTGGCTTGGGATACGTCACATCGCGCTGCGTCACGGACTGCAAAAGAGCTTGCTTCTTGGACGCCGGGGATAGGATCAGCGGATAGTGACCTTAATTCGGAACTACCTTCTTTAGTCTCACGTTCTCGCGATTTAATTCGTAACCACGGAGTCGCCTCCGGCGGCATTCAGACGCTTACAGATAATGTGGTGGGGATTGGTTTACGCCTTTCCGCAAAACCTGATTATATTGCATTAGGCAAAACGAAAGACTGGGCCGATGGTTGGTCAAAACACGTCGAATCATTATGGCGGGGATGGGCTGATAGTACCGATTGTGATGCAACGCGAAGTTTGACCTTTGCTGGTATGACGACATTGGTTTTTCGTTCGGTATTGGAAAACGGCGAGGCAGTCGCGTTACCGTTGTGGCTACCGACTCATAGTGGCCCTTATGCCACAAAAATTCAGCTCGTCGAATCGGATCGTTTGGAAAACCCGCATGGCAAACAAGATCAGGAAGCGTTGCGGGGCGGTATAGAGTTAGATGCGTATGGCGGTGCGAGTGCCTATTGGTTGCGAAAGCATCACCCTGGCGATTATTTCCAGGGGGTGACAGAACATTCCTGGCAACGTATTCCAGCTCGAACAAAATTTGGTCGAGAGCGAGTCATCCATGTGTTGGAAAAACAACGCATTGGTCAGCATCGAAGTAAGCCATTGCTTACTGCCATCATGCCGATGTTTAAGATGTTGGATCACTATGAACGCTCTGAATTACAAGCGGCGGTGGTTAATGCAATGGTGGCCGCGTTTATTGAAACGCCCCTCGATCTAGAGGGCATCAATGAATTATTCGGTGGTAATCAGGAAGACTACTTAAAAGCCAGGAAAGAGTGGTCGGTTAAGCTCCAAGGTGGGGCGGTCATTCCGATCTTTCCTGGGGACAAACTTTCATCGTTCACGCCGGGACGTCCTAACTCCGGTTATGCCCAATTTGTAGAGAACGTTCTTCGTCATATCGGCACAGGTTTAAACCTTCCTTATGAATTATTGATGAAGGATTTCTCCAAAACCAATTACGCCAGTGCTCGAGCTGCACTCATGGAAGCCTGGCGATTTTTTATGGGGCGTCGAACTTGGTTGGGGCAAAACTGGGCGAGCAGAATCTATTGTTTGTGGTTAGAAGAAGCCATCAATAAACAACTCATTGACGCACCGAATTTTTATCAAGCCAAAACGGCCTGGACTCGGTGTCGTTGGATCGGCCCTGGTCGTGGTTGGATTGATCCAGTTAAAGAAGCGAAGGCGTCGCAAATTCGGATGGACATTGGCTTATCCACATTGGAAGAAGAATGTGCGACTCAAGGTCTGGATTGGGAGGATGTATTAGAGCAGCGGGCGAGAGAGAAAGCAAAAATGGAAGAACTCGCTATAGAAAATTCGAATGATGTCTCAAATTAG
- a CDS encoding pesticin C-terminus-like muramidase, whose amino-acid sequence MPVNIDYDFIQKLEGGCQTQGYVPDPESSRSGVTIATGFDLGQRTKQDLIDLGLNAFLVNLLSPYCGYQGEEAEAYLKNHPLKISNAQAELIDFSVKTQHTLKLEVVYNASIDKDKIRFSALPSPIQTVIASVSFQYGIGLKKRAPKFWQAITEQDWKRTLTILLDFEDRYTTRRNQEARLLMQVV is encoded by the coding sequence ATGCCGGTCAACATCGACTATGACTTTATCCAAAAACTTGAAGGCGGTTGTCAAACGCAGGGGTATGTCCCCGACCCTGAAAGCAGTCGCAGTGGTGTGACCATCGCCACCGGGTTTGACCTTGGGCAACGTACCAAGCAAGACCTCATTGACTTGGGATTAAATGCGTTTTTAGTGAACTTGCTTTCTCCCTATTGTGGGTATCAAGGTGAAGAAGCCGAGGCGTATTTAAAGAATCATCCGCTTAAGATCTCTAACGCTCAAGCCGAATTGATTGATTTTTCGGTCAAAACACAACATACGTTGAAGCTGGAAGTGGTGTACAACGCGTCGATTGATAAAGACAAAATACGCTTTTCAGCGTTGCCATCTCCGATTCAAACCGTGATTGCGTCAGTCTCGTTCCAATATGGTATTGGTCTTAAAAAACGCGCGCCTAAATTTTGGCAAGCGATTACGGAACAAGATTGGAAACGAACACTGACTATCCTGCTCGATTTTGAAGATCGATACACAACACGACGTAATCAGGAAGCACGTTTACTTATGCAGGTTGTCTAA